Proteins encoded in a region of the Halosimplex halophilum genome:
- a CDS encoding DUF7522 family protein, whose protein sequence is MDAQLLSDDLADQIVTTARTATGDSLRSVTFFTRSDFEQLYLREDLERDADLDTFVGHEWRGFRDTRNAYQSSELGEYRYTIRAFENGYLLRVTGERRGVLITTDGLQMQSYEEIADAIEKMLAEDPTAE, encoded by the coding sequence ATGGACGCGCAACTGCTGTCGGACGACCTCGCCGACCAGATCGTGACGACGGCCCGGACCGCCACCGGCGACAGCCTCCGGTCGGTGACCTTCTTCACGCGGTCGGACTTCGAACAGCTGTACCTGCGGGAGGACCTGGAGCGGGACGCCGACCTGGACACCTTCGTCGGCCACGAGTGGCGCGGCTTCCGCGACACGCGCAACGCCTACCAGTCCTCGGAACTGGGCGAGTACCGCTACACGATCCGGGCGTTCGAGAACGGCTACCTCCTCCGGGTGACCGGCGAGCGCCGCGGCGTGCTCATCACCACCGACGGCCTCCAGATGCAGTCCTACGAGGAGATCGCCGACGCCATCGAGAAGATGCTCGCCGAGGACCCAACCGCGGAATGA
- a CDS encoding NUDIX domain-containing protein, with product MVNEPPDYCPRCGGQLVGVDEPTSQRCTDCGEYVFYNPTPSARIAVLDSGGGSRQGSAAEPRDGDAMLLVTRPDGRWILPGGKVEVGADPDEHAAVELKEETNLTVDPEDLWLYDLSTYVVFDQRHCVGMEFAVDAASTSGTIEAGDDAGRARFWTPEQLAASDEPSMTADELRERLRLARRALAGEQLV from the coding sequence ATGGTCAACGAGCCGCCCGACTACTGTCCCCGCTGCGGGGGGCAGCTGGTCGGGGTCGACGAACCGACGAGCCAGCGGTGTACCGACTGCGGCGAGTACGTCTTCTACAACCCGACGCCCAGCGCGCGGATCGCGGTGCTTGACAGCGGGGGAGGGAGTCGCCAGGGCAGTGCGGCGGAGCCGCGGGACGGCGACGCGATGTTGCTGGTGACCCGGCCGGACGGCCGGTGGATACTGCCGGGTGGGAAAGTCGAGGTCGGGGCCGACCCGGACGAACACGCCGCGGTCGAACTGAAAGAGGAGACGAACCTGACGGTCGACCCCGAGGACCTGTGGCTGTACGACCTCAGCACGTACGTCGTCTTCGACCAGCGCCACTGCGTCGGGATGGAGTTCGCCGTCGACGCCGCCTCGACCAGCGGCACGATCGAGGCCGGTGACGACGCCGGTCGGGCGCGGTTCTGGACGCCCGAACAGCTCGCGGCCAGCGACGAGCCGAGCATGACGGCCGACGAACTGCGCGAACGGCTGCGGCTGGCCCGCCGGGCGCTAGCGGGCGAACAGCTGGTGTAG
- the gpmI gene encoding 2,3-bisphosphoglycerate-independent phosphoglycerate mutase, producing the protein MKAALVILDGWALNPDEGVRDAVAAAETPNFDRFWSAGGHGTLVTSGRRVGLPEGQMGNSEVGHLNIGAGRVVKQESARVTDAIARWRGEDRPDPEGDGAIDDNEAILSAFDYARDHDGRVHFMGLVSDGGVHSYQSHLHALIELAAEKDVEAVTHAFTDGRDTSPTGGEEYLADLQAHADEQGTGHVATVSGRYYAMDRDENWDRTELAYDAIVERHAGHEAESAVDAVQESYDRGDTDEFVEPTLVKGQPALEDGDSVVFFNFRSDRARQLTRMLADIRSDAWGGHTDPPETRVVTMTQYDETFDLPTAFPPIRPADTLGEVVSETGHTQLRLAETEKYAHVTYFLNGGREVEFDGEIREIVPSPDVPTYDQKPEMSAAEVTDTAIAEIDERDPDLLVLNYANPDMVGHTGDFDAAVEAVEAVDEQLGRLVEAIQGAGGHVLVTADHGNADDMGTEEEPYTAHTTNPVPLIYLAPDGTDGGRRVREGGALEDLAPTLLELMGVEKPAAMTGESLLE; encoded by the coding sequence ATGAAAGCCGCGCTCGTCATCCTGGACGGCTGGGCGCTGAACCCCGACGAGGGAGTCCGCGACGCCGTCGCCGCCGCCGAGACGCCGAACTTCGACCGCTTCTGGAGCGCGGGCGGCCACGGCACGCTCGTCACCTCGGGCCGCCGCGTCGGCCTGCCGGAGGGCCAGATGGGCAACTCCGAGGTCGGCCACCTCAACATCGGCGCCGGCCGCGTCGTCAAGCAGGAATCGGCCCGCGTCACCGACGCCATCGCCCGCTGGCGCGGCGAGGACCGCCCCGACCCGGAGGGCGACGGCGCCATCGACGACAACGAGGCCATCCTCTCGGCGTTCGACTACGCCCGCGACCACGACGGCCGCGTCCACTTCATGGGCCTCGTCTCGGACGGCGGCGTCCACTCCTATCAGTCCCATCTCCACGCGCTGATCGAACTGGCCGCCGAGAAGGACGTCGAGGCGGTCACCCACGCGTTCACCGACGGCCGCGACACCTCCCCCACGGGCGGCGAGGAGTACCTCGCCGACCTGCAGGCCCACGCCGACGAGCAGGGGACCGGCCACGTCGCCACCGTCTCGGGCCGCTACTACGCGATGGACCGCGACGAGAACTGGGACCGCACGGAGCTGGCCTACGACGCCATCGTCGAGCGCCACGCCGGCCACGAGGCCGAGTCGGCGGTCGACGCCGTACAGGAGTCCTACGACCGCGGCGACACCGACGAGTTCGTCGAGCCGACGCTAGTCAAGGGTCAACCCGCACTGGAAGACGGGGATTCGGTCGTCTTCTTCAACTTCCGCTCGGACCGCGCGCGCCAGCTCACCCGGATGCTCGCCGACATCCGCTCGGACGCCTGGGGCGGCCACACGGACCCGCCCGAGACCCGCGTCGTGACGATGACCCAGTACGACGAGACGTTCGATCTGCCGACCGCGTTCCCGCCGATCCGCCCCGCGGACACGCTCGGCGAGGTCGTCTCGGAGACGGGGCACACCCAGCTCAGACTCGCCGAGACCGAGAAGTACGCCCACGTCACCTACTTCCTCAACGGCGGCCGCGAGGTGGAGTTCGACGGCGAGATCCGGGAGATCGTCCCCAGCCCCGACGTGCCGACCTACGACCAAAAGCCGGAGATGAGCGCCGCCGAGGTGACCGACACCGCGATCGCCGAGATCGACGAGCGCGACCCCGACCTGCTGGTGCTCAACTACGCGAACCCGGACATGGTGGGCCACACTGGCGACTTCGACGCCGCCGTCGAAGCGGTCGAGGCGGTCGACGAGCAGCTCGGGCGGCTGGTCGAGGCGATCCAGGGAGCCGGCGGACACGTGCTGGTCACCGCCGACCACGGCAACGCCGACGACATGGGCACCGAGGAAGAGCCCTACACTGCCCACACGACGAACCCGGTCCCCCTGATCTACCTCGCGCCCGACGGGACCGACGGCGGCCGCCGGGTG